In Bradyrhizobium sp. 1(2017), one DNA window encodes the following:
- a CDS encoding FAD binding domain-containing protein, whose amino-acid sequence MAVQALGAAAAANNPLTQARAQPLAGGTTLIDLMKLDVMRPAAIVDINPLAHSWSAIEPKDDGLRLGALAKMSDVAAHGEVQRHYPVIANSLKLAASAQLRNMATLGGNVMQRTRCSYFRDVSYENCNKRNPGSGCAAMDGVNRMHAVLGVSDQCIATYPGDFAQALIALDAVVEITGKAGTRSMPFAQLHKAPGTTPDIETTLQPGELISAFSIQGRWPRSVYLKARDRQSYEFALSSAAIALDVQDGTIRDARVALGGVATVPWRAREAEALLKGQKFDDGLAQRVADTAFADAKGRRHNSFKIALGKRVMARALQQAVTMEI is encoded by the coding sequence ATGGCCGTGCAGGCGCTCGGCGCCGCAGCGGCCGCGAACAATCCGTTGACCCAGGCTCGCGCGCAGCCGCTTGCCGGCGGCACCACGCTGATCGATTTGATGAAGCTCGACGTGATGCGGCCCGCCGCGATCGTCGACATCAACCCGCTCGCGCACAGCTGGTCCGCGATCGAGCCCAAGGACGACGGACTGCGCCTCGGCGCGCTGGCGAAGATGTCGGACGTTGCCGCCCATGGGGAGGTCCAGCGCCACTATCCGGTGATCGCAAATTCGCTGAAGCTCGCCGCCAGCGCCCAGCTGCGCAACATGGCGACGCTCGGCGGCAACGTGATGCAGCGGACGCGTTGCAGCTATTTCCGCGACGTCTCGTATGAGAACTGCAACAAGCGCAATCCCGGCTCGGGCTGTGCCGCCATGGACGGCGTCAACCGCATGCATGCCGTGCTCGGCGTCTCCGACCAGTGCATCGCGACCTATCCCGGCGATTTCGCGCAGGCGCTGATCGCGCTCGATGCCGTGGTCGAGATCACGGGCAAGGCCGGCACGCGCAGCATGCCGTTCGCGCAGCTTCACAAGGCGCCGGGCACGACGCCCGACATCGAGACCACGCTTCAGCCCGGCGAGCTGATCTCGGCCTTCTCGATTCAGGGACGCTGGCCGCGCTCGGTGTATCTGAAGGCGCGCGACCGCCAATCCTACGAGTTCGCGCTGTCCTCGGCTGCGATCGCGCTCGACGTGCAGGACGGCACGATCAGGGACGCGCGCGTCGCGCTGGGCGGCGTCGCCACCGTGCCCTGGCGGGCGCGCGAGGCGGAGGCGCTGCTCAAGGGGCAGAAATTCGATGACGGACTGGCGCAACGCGTTGCCGATACCGCCTTCGCGGACGCGAAGGGGCGGCG